The DNA region ACACCATATATAGCATTAGGGAATAGGGATAAGATAACTAGGGTGCATGGGCGCTGTGGACCGTACCTCAATTCACTTCTTTGCATTTATTGCAATATATTCTACGAAAGTAGTATATTCTAAAAATACCCAAACATATCCAGAAAAAAAGAGGGATGTATATACCTGCGTCCAGCTAACACCTTGGCCATGTTTCCGTTATTATTGGTAACAAAAACATCACTCTCATCACATACAATGAAGTCAACAGCAGCCAATCGTGAAGAAAAAGGAAGGAATGGTTTCAGATCATCCCCAGCAAGCAAGTCCTTGGTGTAGAAGTTTGGAAAGAGTTCGCGCAGAGGCCGGAGAGTTTCTTCCCCGCCATATATTTCTCCAGAAGCAACATACAGGTAAGTTTCATTGCCAAAACCAAGAGCTCGCAGCATTAAACCAATTTCATGAGGAGTTAATGGACATTTTCCCCTAGTACGCTCATTCTCAGCACTCAAGTCCTGCTAGCAATAATCAATCTAAAATCATTTCGACACCAACTGACCAAAATCCAATCACTGCAAATATTATAATTTAAAGTAAAATCATCATCTCAAACAGCGTCTTCTTTTGGGGAAATCATACTCAACATATTCTTGTAGGTGCAAAAGAGAAACACAAAACCCAACAAAGAGCCAACAATAAACGAAGTAAAAAGTGATAATTATAGTTATGGACCCATCTGTTGAGAATTATTCGATAGGAAAACCTCATTATCTCACCAAGTTTCAGAGTCTTACAGGTAATGTATCCCACCGTTTCCTAATTTCAGCAAgttcctttctttctttttcacCACCACCATAGTAACAGCCAGAAAATGCAAGCATGTCAGGTTCAAACCTAATGACATAACCCAAAATTGATGTTTAGTAAAATATGCGTACTTTCAGCGAAATGTTCATAAATTCCATATAGGGACTATACCTCAAGTGAATGGCGACATATCGTGAGCTCATGACTCTCAACCTTCGCACCAATTTTTTACCCAGAGTTTGTATGGGCCTTTTGAATCTTAATGCATGAAAGTTTACTCGACACCGTAACTTCTGCAATTCTTCATCAAGATCATTGGTGAGCCGATAATCAAACTTCGTGAGCTGCAAAGCCTGCAAAATTTTCGAGAGCTGAGCTAATAGGAAAATGTAGCTGTATTCATATATTCCTCACTAAAACAGAACAGATGACTCACATATCGCTATAATGATTTCATATATGCTGCCAATTAATACAGCATTTAATATACCTCTTAATAAAAGGGAAATCAGGATGTATTCTCTTAACCAACAAATGAGGCTACCAAGCTGACCATGCAACAGCAAGTAATTAGACAACCAGATGTTCAGGTTATCACACACGCAACTTTGCACTAAAGCAGATGAATAGAATGGTTATCTTGAAATTAAACAAAGTAATAAGTAGAAAGACTGCGAAATGAAATAACTTCTGCCTGTACATGATGACATGCTTGACAAGGATAGAAGCAATAAATAGTAGCATGCACTCGATAAATACAGAATAATATGCAACAAGCCCCAAACAAATGCGCTTGTTTGGCTTACTTACTCTCCTTCGCATCAGAATAGGCAAAACTTCATCAATGTAAAACTCAGGCATGGATTTTCTAGGTGCCCGCATAGTCCATGGAAGTTTATCCATCGATATCATAACTTCATAAGGGATCCTTTTAACAACAGTTACATCCTTTGATAGGTACGATATGAACCAGTCCGTGTCAAAAATATCGGAGAATTCGCTGCAAATAACACACACAGTATGAGGACAAGTACCTGTGAGCAGCAAACAACCATAGAATATGCCATGTAATCTCAAGTTCTTAAATCACCTGTCATCCTTCCAGAATGAGCGGTGGTCTAACTCGGGCACAACAAGTGTGGCATTCAAAATCCAGGCAACAACAACAGCATCTGTTATCTGGAAACTGAAGATCATAATGGTAATATAATGGATAAGAGAAACAAATCAATTACAAGTTGAAAAAAGATTATACCCCTATGCGTTGTTG from Triticum urartu cultivar G1812 unplaced genomic scaffold, Tu2.1 TuUngrouped_contig_4300, whole genome shotgun sequence includes:
- the LOC125527629 gene encoding O-fucosyltransferase 29-like isoform X1 (The sequence of the model RefSeq protein was modified relative to this genomic sequence to represent the inferred CDS: added 30 bases not found in genome assembly); translation: MGRKPDPAKPHYGGGSASPKTARRAQPSPVFLGTALFVLGFVSLFTGHIVTDADWSRIRSRWRSNQVRNTEPIDIWKSRYSNLYYGCSGRSPKLRSAVSENSSTGYLLIATSGGLNQQRIGITDAVVVAWILNATLVVPELDHRSFWKDDSEFSDIFDTDWFISYLSKDVTVVKRIPYEVMISMDKLPWTMRAPRKSMPEFYIDEVLPILMRRRALQLTKFDYRLTNDLDEELQKLRCRVNFHALRFKRPIQTLGKKLVRRLRVMSSRYVAIHLRFEPDMLAFSGCYYGGGEKERKELAEIRKRWDTLPQDLSAENERTRGKCPLTPHEIGLMLRALGFGNETYLYVASGEIYGGEETLRPLRELFPNFYTKDLLAGDDLKPFLPFSSRLAAVDFIVCDESDVFVTNNNGNMAKVLAGRRRYMGHKRTIRPNTRKLNVLFQTRNQTGWDTFSRKVKKIQRGLMGEPDDPRHGRDDFHEMPSSCICQRVPVNRSATIQTRNLLSQLR
- the LOC125527629 gene encoding O-fucosyltransferase 29-like isoform X2 (The sequence of the model RefSeq protein was modified relative to this genomic sequence to represent the inferred CDS: added 30 bases not found in genome assembly), with the translated sequence MGRKPDPAKPHYGGGSASPKTARRAQPSPVFLGTALFVLGFVSLFTGHIVTDADWSRIRSRWRSNQVRNTEPIDIWKSRYSNLYYGCSGRSPKLRSAVSENSSTGYLLIATSGGLNQQRIGITDAVVVAWILNATLVVPELDHRSFWKDDSEFSDIFDTDWFISYLSKDVTVVKRIPYEVMISMDKLPWTMRAPRKSMPEFYIDEVLPILMRRRALQLTKFDYRLTNDLDEELQKLRCRVNFHALRFKRPIQTLGKKLVRRLRVMSSRYVAIHLRFEPDMLAFSGCYYGGGEKERKELAEIRKRWDTLPDLSAENERTRGKCPLTPHEIGLMLRALGFGNETYLYVASGEIYGGEETLRPLRELFPNFYTKDLLAGDDLKPFLPFSSRLAAVDFIVCDESDVFVTNNNGNMAKVLAGRRRYMGHKRTIRPNTRKLNVLFQTRNQTGWDTFSRKVKKIQRGLMGEPDDPRHGRDDFHEMPSSCICQRVPVNRSATIQTRNLLSQLR